A region from the Phaenicophaeus curvirostris isolate KB17595 chromosome 3, BPBGC_Pcur_1.0, whole genome shotgun sequence genome encodes:
- the LOC138718665 gene encoding forkhead box protein J1-B-like, with amino-acid sequence MEMPHTLHMPISSSSQIMEHHVVSMHPQLTEGIDYQTNPYIKPPYSYTTLICMAMEASKEPHVTLSDIYKWITDNFCYFHQADPVWQNSIQHNLSSNKRFIKVPREKDKPGRGGFWKLDLQYAEQLKSSAFKKQRMRPVQILPASTAKAQQEAQRGTSLATSACASDKVLSANMESQLLLKEFEEFTGNQNWNPVDGKAGLKCKQPLPKQMAKACWLSNSALLSQEEQTQLGSLKGDSDPNLNREFSSFGDLELTPPVSLKMHNLELMAYGHHSVCPHGQEQVLTESSLKSLSLDESSVATSLLQHLCDEGTSDLLLNSANAEQLFEVNDASVIADVSNWITLDSLL; translated from the exons ATGGAAATGCCCCACACTCTCCAcatgcccatctcctcctccagccagATTATGGAGCACCACGTTGTGTCCATGCACCCTCAGCTGACGGAGGGCATTGACTACCAGACCAACCCCTACATCAAACCACCCTACTCCTATACCACCCTCATCTGCATGGCAATGGAAGCCAGCAAGGAGCCCCATGTCACCCTCTCTGACATCTACAAATGGATTACCGACAATTTCTGCTACTTCCATCAAGCTGATCCCGTGTGGCAG aactcCATCCAGCACAACCTCTCCTCAAACAAGCGCTTCATCAAGGTACCTCGAGAGAAGGACAAGCCAGGGAGAGGTGGCTTTTGGAAGCTTGACCTGCAATATGCTGAGCAGCTCAAGAGCAGtgccttcaaaaagcagaggatgcgCCCAGTGCAGATCCTCCCAGCCTCCACTGCGAAAGCCCAGCAAGAAGCACAGCGTGGCACCTCCCTGGCCACTTCAGCTTGTGCCTCCGATAAAGTCTTGTCTGCCAACATGGAGTCACAGTTGCTTCTGAAAGAGTTTGAAGAATTTACTGGCAACCAGAACTGGAATCCAGTGGATGGCAAAGCAGGTCTCAAGTGCAAGCAGCCTTTGCCCAAGCAAATGGCCAAGGCATGTTGGCTTTCCAACTCCGCCTTgctgagccaggaggagcagaccCAGCTGGGATCCCTGAAAGGGGACTCTGACCCCAACCTGAACAGAGAGTTCTCCTCTTTTGGGGATCTGGAGCTCACACCTCCAGTCAGCCTCAAAATGCACAACCTGGAATTGATGGCATATGGGCACCACTCTGTCTGTCCCCATGGGCAGGAGCAGGTCCTCACTGAGTCCTCCCTGAAGAGCCTGAGCCTGGACGAAAGCTCTGTGGCCACTTCtctcctgcagcatctctgtgatgaAGGGACAAGCGATCTCCTCTTGAATTCTGCCAATGCGGAGCAGTTGTTTGAAGTCAACGATGCATCCGTAATAGCGGATGTGAGCAACTGGATCACTCTGGATTCCCTCTTGTAA